The genome window GGCAAATCCGTCGTGAACATCAAGCCAAGTCATTGTTGTTTTAATGATATCGAGCATTGTTATTCCTACTATTCTCGTTGTGATAATAATATCTAATTGGCATTTTTATTCCAACCCCACGCCTTCGAGCACCAGCTTCACGCGGTTCTCGTAGGTGTGTTCAAGTAAAATCAGCGCTTCCCAGGCGGCGCGCAGTTCCTTGCGGAACTGGTCGTTGCTTTTGAGCTCGTCGTATTTCACGACGATGTCGTCGGCCGAGGCAAAGGTAATGGGCCGCGCCAGGTCGTTGGGAAAGAGGTCCAGGCCGGGCGTGTCGTCGGTCAGGAGCACGCCGCCCGCGCACCAGACGTCGAAATGCCGTTGGGTCAGCCCGGCCGGGAGCTGCGGGCTGGTCATGTTCAGGCACATGCCCGCCTGTCGGTAGATGGCCGGGAGCGTTGCGTAGTAATCCACCACGGGCCGCACGTCGGCCTCGGGACCGAGGATTTCCTTCCAGCCGTCGTCGCCGAACACGGTCAGGTCGGGCGCGGTCTTGAGGCACATGGAGCGCCAGGCCCGGCCGCTTTCCTCCGCACCGAAGCCCGGCAGGCGCACCTCGTTTCCCGGCCAGAGCCGGTGCACGCCGGTCTGCTCCTGCCACCAGTGGAAGTCCGGTCGCTTGCCGTCCTCCAGCATCTGCCGCGCCTCGTCCCAATGGGCGCTGTCGAGCTTGAGCCCCGCGTAGTATTTGTCCTTGTCCGGGAACTGCGAACGCCCCACGAACACGAGCCGGTTTTCAATGCCCGTGGCAAAGCCGGGCAGTTCGCCGTCTTTTTGAAAGAGCTGCGGGCAGGCCGCCAGGGGCAGGTAATGCACGCTCTGCGCGCCCAGTTCCTTCAGGGGCAGGATGAAACTGGAATCGGTGACAAACAGGTCCACCTCCTTCCAGTAGCCGGACTTCACCGATGTCAGCAGGCTGAAGGGATTGTCCACCAGCCAGACCGCCACGCGGGTGCCGGCCTCGCGCAGCAGGTTGAAGCCCAGGCCGAAGGGGTCCAGCCCCTTGAAGTTGACGCTGAAGAAAAGTTCGGGCGTGGCCGTCTGCAACAGGTCCGGCAGGTAGGTGCCGGGTTCGTTGGCGGCCTTGAACGGGTCCGGACTGAAGGCGGTGTAGCCCTCTTCGCTGAAGGCGATGGCCAGCTCGCTGCCCAGCAGGTCGCGCTCGGTGGTGGGCAGCCAGACATGGCGCTCCACGCCGCACTCCTTCCAGTGCGCCTTGGCCAGCCTTGCGGCCAGCGGCCCCCAGAAGGTGGGGAAGGCCTTGAGGCCAGGACGATAGCGGATGACGCGGGCGGTGCGGGCGAATTCCGGGGTGAACGCCTCGGCGGGCATGGACCAGAATCCCTCGGGAATGCGGGCCTTCCAGTCC of Salidesulfovibrio onnuriiensis contains these proteins:
- a CDS encoding glycosyltransferase family protein, translating into MTRPERAQIVNELGKKQTLPSDKGQFESMGLGVETVFLGLGPEPERLQEWFPSVQAPLYVECPGFEEQMGPDWKARIPEGFWSMPAEAFTPEFARTARVIRYRPGLKAFPTFWGPLAARLAKAHWKECGVERHVWLPTTERDLLGSELAIAFSEEGYTAFSPDPFKAANEPGTYLPDLLQTATPELFFSVNFKGLDPFGLGFNLLREAGTRVAVWLVDNPFSLLTSVKSGYWKEVDLFVTDSSFILPLKELGAQSVHYLPLAACPQLFQKDGELPGFATGIENRLVFVGRSQFPDKDKYYAGLKLDSAHWDEARQMLEDGKRPDFHWWQEQTGVHRLWPGNEVRLPGFGAEESGRAWRSMCLKTAPDLTVFGDDGWKEILGPEADVRPVVDYYATLPAIYRQAGMCLNMTSPQLPAGLTQRHFDVWCAGGVLLTDDTPGLDLFPNDLARPITFASADDIVVKYDELKSNDQFRKELRAAWEALILLEHTYENRVKLVLEGVGLE